The genomic window GACACCTCGCACATCCACGTCTACGAGAACGGCGGCATCTCCACCATTGGCGGCGTGCACCCCAGGACCGTGGCCAACAACCCCGACGGCACCATGGACGTCGATAAGATCGTCGCCGCCATTAGGAACCCGGACGGGGCGCTGCTGTACCCGACGACCAGGCTGATCTGCTTGGAGAACACACATGCCAAGTGAGTCGATCGCACGGGttaactgctgctgctgctcatctTGCTggtcaaattcatatatatatatatatatttacttaTTAGTTTTGCAATAACATCTCTTACTACTGTTTCTGCAGTGCTGGTGGGAAATGTTTGTCTGTAGAATACACAGACAAGGTTGGCGAAATTGCCGTCAATCACGGCTTGAAGCTTCACATTGATGGAGCTCGTATTTTCAATGCCTCTGTGGTAAGCACTTGAACATACTATACTCGCAGTCGCAGGGAGCTGTATAAACCAAGCATTGTTCTGTTTTCACTTTTCAGACATAGGTAATAGAGGATTGACATCTTAAAAAATAAAACCATACACCTAATTACGAGATACATTTCCATGTTTCACTTAAAAATGCTAATAAGCATCTATCTCTGTGTGCTTTACTGTGCCAGGCACTGGGAGTTCCTGTACATAGACTTGTAAAAGCTGCTGACTCAGTTTCGGTATGTCATTAGTTTCCTGGGTTGTGCGGTCAATTTacaacatatgcatatgaatgaGCTTCAGGTAACATATTACATATGAGTGGTGATTCTATTTCtctttgaaatttaaatttcagGTATGCCTATCTAAAGGGTTAGGCGCACCCATCGGATCAGTTATTGTTGGTTCAAAGGCCTTCATTGACAAGGTTTGATCAACTTCTCTGTTTTAAGTTAAAACTGCAGATGTCATGTTATAGTGGAAATCTGAAACATTACCTTCAGGCTAAAATTCTTAGGAAGACCCTAGGTGGTGGAATGAGACAGGTTGGAGTTCTTTGTGCTGCTGCTTATGTTGCTGTTCGTGACACTGTGGGAAAGCTTGCGGATGATCACAGGAAGGCCAAGGCCTTGGCAGGTTtcatttatttatattttttattttcagtCCAACTTCACTTCATTTTGTTATTCACAGTTCACAAGCCCTGAACAGCCCCTCTGCTTTGACACAcacccaacacacacacacacacacaaaaacttCTATTGTTGGTACCCAGGATTTTCATCCTATCTAATACATACAAGGAAAACAAAACACTGCTCTTTTCATGGTACTTCTAGAAAAGAAACCAAGTCCTTGTGTTAGCGCTTGAATTCCTGAACTTGTGACTCTATTTCGTTTTCTTAGAGGGCCTGAAGAAAATTAAACAGTTTACAGTGGATTCATCTTCGGTCGAGACAAATATGGTCAGTGTAAAAGATGAAGCGCTATATTTTCTTATTTTCCACAATGTGAACTGAAAAGGTCCAGTATATGACATACCTTTACTTTGTATAAGGTGTTCTTTGATATCGTGGATCCACGCATTTCACCGAACAAGCTATGCGAAGTCTTGGAACAGCGCAATGTGCTTGCAATGCCAGCAAGTTCAAAAAGGTGAAATTCCATTCTTTTTACCCGTTTACATGGTGAAGCTCCATTCTGAGTAACATGATCAGTCTCCTTTCTTAGATAATGGAATTAAAAAGACAATATCCCTGCCTCTACATATGAAGCGTATATGGCCTTGTATGTTCAGTCTCCTATTTTTTATTATAGAAAATACTGGACGTGACTGATAAATGGGATCCGAATTCTATTGGTGCTAGCGTTTCTTTTGaccaaaaatttggggaaaaaaACTGTCAATTTGCACAGAAACCCATATAGATTCTCTCCAAACAAGTTAACACAAAAAAACTACACAAAACAATGAGTGAATATCAAACTCCATTGGTTAAGTAGCAAACACAGTCCCAAATATTACAACAAACATAGTTTCAAATATTCCAAGTTATTGTGTTGCTCGGTTGGCGGGCAATTCATATCACTGATATTTTTGGGCGATAAACTAATTATATCGTGCTTCActgataaaaaaaataaatataacatTTATCCAAAATCTATTGGTGATAATGTAAACCCCCTAGCATTGTCTCCTTTTCACTATCGTATCTTCATTTTCTGACTAATAACCTCGGCGCCTCGCTCACGAATTATGATTCCTTTTTTTGTTTTAAAGGAATGGCCAAGAGAGCTGTCTATATTTAAAAAAGAATAAGAAGGATTATTGTCCATATTTTACAGAAACTCTATGATCAATTAGCAAGTCAGACCATAATCTAAGAACTACAGTAGTATCTTTAATGATGGGCACATCCAAAGTTAGCTATCCACATTGAGCTTTTTTTTTTTGATCCCACACATTGAGCTATGTACTTCGTATCATGCAGTGTCAGGTTCGTCATCCATTACCAAATTTCAGATAGCGATGTTCAATATGCACTGACATGTGTCGAGGTACGCAAAAGTTTGGAGCCTTGAACTGCTTTCAGTTTTCACTTCGTCTGTGACAGTGTGGACATCATCGGTACATTTTCCTTGTTTTCAGAAAGCTGTTGAAGAGTTATTGAAGGGCGGTACAAAGTTGGAGCATTTGATAAATGGTACTGCCAAAAACGCATATTGGCACTAGATGTCAGCCCGGTGCCCTGCTTGTTTGTGATCAACGCTAGCTGTTAAAACTCTTCTCTATTGATGAAATAAGGCGCACTCCTCGTGTGCCCGTTTGTTAAAAAAAACGCTAGCTGTTAAATTGTAGCCACACCTTTGCTGGATAGCTGTAGATACTCTTCACACGGATGTGAGATGTGGGCTACTAC from Miscanthus floridulus cultivar M001 chromosome 11, ASM1932011v1, whole genome shotgun sequence includes these protein-coding regions:
- the LOC136493297 gene encoding low-specificity L-threonine aldolase 1-like, whose translation is MVTKVVDLRSDTVTKPSDAMRAAMAAADVDDDVLGADPTARRFESEMAALTGKDAALFVPSGTMANLISVLVHCDVRGSEVILGDTSHIHVYENGGISTIGGVHPRTVANNPDGTMDVDKIVAAIRNPDGALLYPTTRLICLENTHANAGGKCLSVEYTDKVGEIAVNHGLKLHIDGARIFNASVALGVPVHRLVKAADSVSVCLSKGLGAPIGSVIVGSKAFIDKAKILRKTLGGGMRQVGVLCAAAYVAVRDTVGKLADDHRKAKALAEGLKKIKQFTVDSSSVETNMVFFDIVDPRISPNKLCEVLEQRNVLAMPASSKSVRFVIHYQISDSDVQYALTCVEKAVEELLKGGTKLEHLINGTAKNAYWH